From one Parambassis ranga chromosome 5, fParRan2.1, whole genome shotgun sequence genomic stretch:
- the LOC114436005 gene encoding E3 ubiquitin-protein ligase TRIM39 isoform X1, with amino-acid sequence MSLFGSFLSDEQFQCSICLDVFTNPSSTPCGHSFCMACISRHWDGSQVCRCPLCKKVFQKRPDLQINRTLREITEQFKSMKGVGGTIREKKGGTGGGRVSCTPDDFFDELKKLPQHLQSSAVMMSCQKRSKPSFPAATTPLASSVPDQSPIAALNNNYIHSPHSNPFIRTGGRRRFTVSGAAGSSHNLPICETHNRGIMIYCRTDGVCICPDCETEDHPDHDTVSVETEWMENKVLLSVSEQEIQEMIRQRIRKIKEIRTSVVELEQAVERETTGSVCLFSTLMSTFERSQVELMEVMEMSRRAAEHQADAMIRQLELEVAELRRRESALAELARSDDHIHCIKTFPHLSSPPHAKDWSGVSLNIDLGTRTVYRSLVDLVEKFQEELENIAEQGFPAAALEPPPVRTQPRVKRIQEYALDVTLDSNTAHPRLVVSEDLKSVMCGDRTQFVPNNPERFDTVVCVLGREAISSGRHYWEVDVGGKTDWDLGVAKHSVSRKGKIKYTPDNGFWFLSLRNKSNYAFRTEPSTDVHLNVPPQKIAIFVDFEKGQVSFYNVDAKLHIYTFNDIFNESIYPFFSPCTNKSRKNSMPLIITPVTGSE; translated from the exons ATGTCCTTGTTCGGCAGTTTTCTGTCCGACGAGCAGTTCCAGTGCTCCATCTGCCTGGACGTGTTCACCAACCCTTCCTCCACGCCGTGCGGACACAGCTTCTGCATGGCCTGCATCAGCAGACACTGGGATGGATCCCAG GTTTGCCGGTGTCCTTTGTGTAAGAAGGTCTTTCAGAAGCGACCGGACCTCCAGATCAACCGGACGCTGCGTGAGATCACGGAGCAGTTCAAATCCATGAAGGGTGTAGGTGGAACcataagagagaagaaaggggggACAGGAGGTGGACGTGTCTCATGTACACCCGATGACTTCTTTGACGAACTGAAGAAGCTGCCGCAGCACCTGCAGAGCTCGGCTGTGATGATGTCCTGTCAGAAGCGATCTAAGC CATCGTTTCCAGCAGCCACCACCCCCCTGGCTTCATCCGTACCAGACCAGAGTCCGATCGCAGCCCTCAACAACAACTACATACATTCTCCACATTCGAATCCTTTCATCCGCACTGGCGGCAGAAGACGGTTCACCGTGAGTGGGGCGGCGGGGAGCAGCCATAACCTCCCCATCTGTGAGACCCACAACAGAGGAATAATG ATTTACTGCAGGACTGACGGAGTGTGCATCTGTCCTGACTGCGAGACCGAAGACCACCCGGATCACGACACGGTGTCTGTTGAAACCGAGTGGATGGAAAACAAG gtcCTGTTAAGTGTGTCGGAACAGGAGATCCAGGAGATGATCAGGCAGAGGATCAGAAAGATCAAAGAGATCAGGACGTCCGTGGTGGAGCTGGAG CAGGCGGTGGAGCGAGAGACGACGGGCagcgtgtgtctgttctccacGCTCATGTCCACCTTCGAACGCTCCCaggtggagctgatggaggtgatggagaTGAGCCGGAGGGCGGCTGAGCACCAGGCCGACGCCATGATACgacagctggagctggaggtggCCGAACTgcggaggagagagagcgcGCTCGCCGAACTCGCCAGATCAGACGATCACATTCACTGCATCAAG ACGTTCCCGCACCTGTCCAGTCCCCCGCATGCCAAGGACTGGTCCGGAGTGTCGCTGAACATCGACCTGGGTACCAGGACCGTTTACAGGTCTCTGGTGGATCTGGTGGAGAAGttccaggaggagctggagaacaTTGCAGAACAGG GTtttccagctgcagcactgGAACCACCTCCGGTCCGAACACAGCCCA GGGTGAAGAGGATACAGGAGTACGCAT TGGATGTAACGCTGGACTCCAACACGGCCCATCCCAGACTGGTGGTGTCAGAGGACCTGAAGAGT gtgaTGTGTGGAGATCGAACCCAGTTTGTGCCCAACAACCCCGAGAGGTTTGACACAGTCGTCTGTGTGCTGGGACGGGAGGCCATCTCCTCTGGGAGGCATTACTGGGAG GTGGACGTGGGCGGGAAGACGGACTGGGATCTGGGTGTGGCGAAGCACTCGGTCAGCAGGAAGGGGAAGATTAAATACACCCCCGACAACGGATTCTGGTTCCTCAGCTTGAGAAACAA GAGTAATTACGCCTTTCGCACCGAACCCTCCACAGACGTGCACCTGAACGTCCCGCCTCAAAAGATTGCGATATTTGTGGACTTCGAGAAAGGACAG gtgtCTTTCTACAACGTTGATGCTAAACTGCACATCTACACTTTCAATGACATTTTCAATGAATCCATCTACCCATTCTTCAGCCCCTGCACTAACAAATCAAGAAAGAACAGCATGCCGCTCATCATCACGCCAGTGACGGGGTCTGAGTGA
- the LOC114436005 gene encoding E3 ubiquitin-protein ligase TRIM39 isoform X2, with translation MSLFGSFLSDEQFQCSICLDVFTNPSSTPCGHSFCMACISRHWDGSQVCRCPLCKKVFQKRPDLQINRTLREITEQFKSMKGVGGTIREKKGGTGGGRVSCTPDDFFDELKKLPQHLQSSAVMMSCQKRSKPSFPAATTPLASSVPDQSPIAALNNNYIHSPHSNPFIRTGGRRRFTVSGAAGSSHNLPICETHNRGIMIYCRTDGVCICPDCETEDHPDHDTVSVETEWMENKVLLSVSEQEIQEMIRQRIRKIKEIRTSVVELEAVERETTGSVCLFSTLMSTFERSQVELMEVMEMSRRAAEHQADAMIRQLELEVAELRRRESALAELARSDDHIHCIKTFPHLSSPPHAKDWSGVSLNIDLGTRTVYRSLVDLVEKFQEELENIAEQGFPAAALEPPPVRTQPRVKRIQEYALDVTLDSNTAHPRLVVSEDLKSVMCGDRTQFVPNNPERFDTVVCVLGREAISSGRHYWEVDVGGKTDWDLGVAKHSVSRKGKIKYTPDNGFWFLSLRNKSNYAFRTEPSTDVHLNVPPQKIAIFVDFEKGQVSFYNVDAKLHIYTFNDIFNESIYPFFSPCTNKSRKNSMPLIITPVTGSE, from the exons ATGTCCTTGTTCGGCAGTTTTCTGTCCGACGAGCAGTTCCAGTGCTCCATCTGCCTGGACGTGTTCACCAACCCTTCCTCCACGCCGTGCGGACACAGCTTCTGCATGGCCTGCATCAGCAGACACTGGGATGGATCCCAG GTTTGCCGGTGTCCTTTGTGTAAGAAGGTCTTTCAGAAGCGACCGGACCTCCAGATCAACCGGACGCTGCGTGAGATCACGGAGCAGTTCAAATCCATGAAGGGTGTAGGTGGAACcataagagagaagaaaggggggACAGGAGGTGGACGTGTCTCATGTACACCCGATGACTTCTTTGACGAACTGAAGAAGCTGCCGCAGCACCTGCAGAGCTCGGCTGTGATGATGTCCTGTCAGAAGCGATCTAAGC CATCGTTTCCAGCAGCCACCACCCCCCTGGCTTCATCCGTACCAGACCAGAGTCCGATCGCAGCCCTCAACAACAACTACATACATTCTCCACATTCGAATCCTTTCATCCGCACTGGCGGCAGAAGACGGTTCACCGTGAGTGGGGCGGCGGGGAGCAGCCATAACCTCCCCATCTGTGAGACCCACAACAGAGGAATAATG ATTTACTGCAGGACTGACGGAGTGTGCATCTGTCCTGACTGCGAGACCGAAGACCACCCGGATCACGACACGGTGTCTGTTGAAACCGAGTGGATGGAAAACAAG gtcCTGTTAAGTGTGTCGGAACAGGAGATCCAGGAGATGATCAGGCAGAGGATCAGAAAGATCAAAGAGATCAGGACGTCCGTGGTGGAGCTGGAG GCGGTGGAGCGAGAGACGACGGGCagcgtgtgtctgttctccacGCTCATGTCCACCTTCGAACGCTCCCaggtggagctgatggaggtgatggagaTGAGCCGGAGGGCGGCTGAGCACCAGGCCGACGCCATGATACgacagctggagctggaggtggCCGAACTgcggaggagagagagcgcGCTCGCCGAACTCGCCAGATCAGACGATCACATTCACTGCATCAAG ACGTTCCCGCACCTGTCCAGTCCCCCGCATGCCAAGGACTGGTCCGGAGTGTCGCTGAACATCGACCTGGGTACCAGGACCGTTTACAGGTCTCTGGTGGATCTGGTGGAGAAGttccaggaggagctggagaacaTTGCAGAACAGG GTtttccagctgcagcactgGAACCACCTCCGGTCCGAACACAGCCCA GGGTGAAGAGGATACAGGAGTACGCAT TGGATGTAACGCTGGACTCCAACACGGCCCATCCCAGACTGGTGGTGTCAGAGGACCTGAAGAGT gtgaTGTGTGGAGATCGAACCCAGTTTGTGCCCAACAACCCCGAGAGGTTTGACACAGTCGTCTGTGTGCTGGGACGGGAGGCCATCTCCTCTGGGAGGCATTACTGGGAG GTGGACGTGGGCGGGAAGACGGACTGGGATCTGGGTGTGGCGAAGCACTCGGTCAGCAGGAAGGGGAAGATTAAATACACCCCCGACAACGGATTCTGGTTCCTCAGCTTGAGAAACAA GAGTAATTACGCCTTTCGCACCGAACCCTCCACAGACGTGCACCTGAACGTCCCGCCTCAAAAGATTGCGATATTTGTGGACTTCGAGAAAGGACAG gtgtCTTTCTACAACGTTGATGCTAAACTGCACATCTACACTTTCAATGACATTTTCAATGAATCCATCTACCCATTCTTCAGCCCCTGCACTAACAAATCAAGAAAGAACAGCATGCCGCTCATCATCACGCCAGTGACGGGGTCTGAGTGA
- the LOC114436140 gene encoding N-acylneuraminate cytidylyltransferase-like, whose amino-acid sequence MSSSGPAASDGPSLYMNRRDPDMGRKRRRSEQKNVAALILARGGSKGIPLKNIKLLAGVPLIGWVLRAAQDTKLFTSVWISTDHDEIEKVAKTLGAQVHRRSPKVSKDSSTSLETIQEFINLHPEVDVVCNIQATSPCLHPKHITEALEMITKDGYDSVFAVCRRHHFRWQEVKKRSRCYTKPLNLDPAQRPRRQDWDGELVENGSFYFTTKELINAGCLQGGKVAYYEMQPEYSVDIDVDIDWPVAEQRVLRYGYFGEVEVIRLMFCQVSGCLTDGRIFMSVSGEEMVSFNNMDTTGISMLQGEKVEVVLLTSSTDRVTQLVAEKLAKNRGCQVVQVGENPVLDLEEFLKQKDLDWKHVAYMGNEKADVGCLEKAGMSAAPADATSVAVNAAKYPCRHAGGLGAVREFAEHILLQNEKVKSKNKQDEEATNEVEGIKK is encoded by the exons ATGTCCAGCAGCGGACCGGCTGCTTCGGACGGACCATCACTGTATATGAACCGCCGTGACCCGGACATGGGGAGGAAGCGGCGCCGTTCGGAGCAGAAGAACGTGGCTGCGTTGATCCTGGCTCGTGGAGGGAGCAAAGGCATCCCGCttaaaaacatcaaactgtTGGCCGGAGTGCCGCTGATAGGATGGGTGCTGAGAGCCGCGCAGGACACCAAGCTGTTCACCAG tgtgtggATTTCCACAGACCATGATGAGATTGAGAAAGTGGCAAAGACACTGGGTGCCCAGGTGCACCGGAGGAGTCCTAAAGTCTCCAAAGACTCCTCCACATCTCTGGAAACCATCCAGGAGTTCATCAACCTGCACCCGG agGTGGATGTGGTCTGCAACATCCAGGCCACCTCTCCCTGTCTCCACCCGAAGCACATCACGGAGGCCCTGGAGATGATCACCAAGGACGGCTACGACTCCGTCTTCGCTGTGTGTAGGAGGCACCACTTTCGCTGGCAGGAGGTCAAGAAAAGAT CCAGATGCTACACAAAGCCGCTAAATCTGGACCCGGCACAACGTCCACGGCGTCAAGACTGGGACGGCGAGCTTGTTGAGAACGGCTCCTTTTACTTCACCACAAAGGAGCTGATCAATGCAGGATGCTTGCAG gGTGGGAAAGTGGCCTACTATGAGATGCAGCCAGAGTACAGCGTGGACATAGACGTGGACATCGACTGGCCCGTGGCAGAACAGAGAGTCCTCAG GTACGGATACTTCGGCGAGGTGGAGGTGATCCGCCTGATGTTCTGCCAGGTCTCTGGATGTTTAACAGATGGAAGAATCTTCATGTCTGTCTCAGGAGAGGAGATGGTGTCCTTTAATAACATGGATACAACAGGCATTTCCATGCTGCAGGGGGAGAAGGTGGAG GTGGTGCTGCTGACCTCCAGCACGGACAGAGTGACCCAGCTGGTGGCGGAGAAACTGGCCAAGAACAGGGGCTGCCAGGTGGTGCAGGTGGGAGAGAATCCAGTGCTTGATTTAGAGGAGTTTTTGAAGCAGAAGGACCTGGACTGGAAGCATGTGGCCTACATGG GTAACGAGAAAGCAGACGTGGGATGTCTGGAGAAAGCCGGGATGAGCGCAGCCCCTGCAGACGCTACCTCGGTGGCCGTCAATGCTGCCAAGTACCCATGCCGCCATGCAGGTGGACTGGGAGCTGTGAGGGAGTTCGCTGAGCACATCCTGCTGCAGAACGAAAAGGTGAAGTCTAAGAACAAGCAGGACGAAGAGGCGACCAACGAGGTGGAGGGGATTAAGAAATAA